A region from the Simiduia sp. 21SJ11W-1 genome encodes:
- the lgt gene encoding prolipoprotein diacylglyceryl transferase, translating into MKYPDLDPVAFSIGPVELFGSSWGPLSVHWYGLMYLAAFLCAGFIANRRARKAHSPVTPAQVEDLIMYGAFGVILGGRFGYVLFYNFDRFLEDPLWLIRIWEGGMSFHGGLLGVLIAMFVYGRRINRGFFQITDFIAPIVPLGLGFGRLGNFIGQELWGRQTDGPWGMVFPRDPEALARHPSQLYQAALEGLLLFIILIWFSAKPRPRMAVSGLFLVCYGSFRFLVEFVREPDNHINFDLFGWVTRGQVLSAPMILIGLIMLALAYRKGAANAKNAK; encoded by the coding sequence ATGAAATACCCCGATTTAGACCCCGTCGCCTTTTCGATTGGCCCGGTTGAGTTGTTTGGCAGCAGTTGGGGGCCGCTCAGTGTGCATTGGTACGGGTTGATGTATCTGGCAGCGTTTTTGTGTGCAGGCTTTATTGCCAACCGCCGCGCGCGTAAAGCGCACAGCCCGGTGACGCCGGCGCAGGTGGAAGATCTCATCATGTACGGCGCCTTCGGGGTAATTCTGGGTGGGCGTTTTGGCTATGTGTTGTTCTACAACTTCGACCGCTTTCTGGAAGATCCGCTGTGGCTGATCCGCATTTGGGAAGGCGGCATGTCGTTCCACGGCGGCCTCTTGGGCGTACTGATTGCCATGTTCGTTTACGGGCGGCGCATCAACCGCGGCTTTTTCCAAATCACGGATTTTATCGCCCCTATTGTGCCCCTGGGCCTGGGCTTTGGGCGGCTCGGAAACTTTATTGGCCAGGAGTTGTGGGGCCGCCAGACGGATGGCCCATGGGGCATGGTATTCCCGCGCGACCCCGAGGCCTTGGCGCGCCATCCCTCGCAGCTTTATCAGGCGGCGCTCGAGGGCTTGCTGCTATTTATTATTCTCATTTGGTTCTCTGCCAAGCCGCGCCCGCGCATGGCTGTGAGCGGGCTTTTCCTCGTGTGTTATGGCAGCTTCCGGTTTTTGGTGGAGTTTGTGCGCGAGCCGGATAACCACATCAACTTCGACCTCTTTGGTTGGGTAACCCGCGGCCAGGTGTTGTCGGCGCCAATGATTTTGATCGGGCTGATCATGCTGGCACTGGCCTACCGCAAGGGCGCAGCCAACGCCAAAAACGCTAAATAA
- a CDS encoding MotA/TolQ/ExbB proton channel family protein, translating to MLALMDALAAIDAFMDSGGPILKWIAVLTFVMWTLIFERVWYFKGSLKGDVQTALDSWEARKERKSWAAHQVRYALISRISIKINSNMDMIAAMVALCPLLGLLGTVTGMIEVFNILAVTGGGDAKSMASGVSQATIPTMAGMVAALSGVFANTFLTRTAANESQLLADHLTMDH from the coding sequence ATGTTGGCATTGATGGACGCGTTAGCAGCCATTGACGCCTTTATGGACTCGGGCGGCCCGATCCTTAAATGGATCGCCGTCCTGACCTTTGTCATGTGGACCCTCATTTTCGAGCGGGTTTGGTATTTCAAAGGCAGTCTGAAAGGCGACGTGCAAACTGCACTCGATAGCTGGGAGGCTCGTAAAGAGCGCAAATCCTGGGCTGCGCATCAGGTGCGGTACGCGCTGATTTCACGCATCTCGATTAAGATCAATAGCAACATGGACATGATCGCAGCAATGGTTGCGCTGTGTCCTCTGCTCGGTCTGCTCGGTACCGTGACGGGGATGATCGAGGTATTCAACATCCTGGCAGTGACCGGTGGTGGTGATGCCAAATCCATGGCGAGTGGTGTGTCTCAGGCCACCATTCCAACCATGGCTGGCATGGTAGCTGCGCTCTCGGGCGTATTTGCCAATACCTTCCTGACCCGAACAGCAGCCAATGAATCCCAGTTGCTGGCCGACCATCTCACGATGGATCATTAA
- a CDS encoding thymidylate synthase gives MQQYLDLMRHVRDQGVQKGDRTGTGTKSVFGYQMRFDLAEGFPLVTTKKCHLKSIIHELLWFLKGDTNTRYLKQNGVKIWDEWATESGDLGPVYGHQWRSWEGPNGEVVDQITELVQMIKTKPNSRRLLISAWNPTALPDESLSPQENVAQGRMALAPCHTLFQFYVAEGKLSCQLYQRSADIFLGVPFNIASYALLTLMLAQVCDLAPGDFVHTFGDAHLYSNHAEQVELQLSRTPKPLPTMRLNPAVKDIFSFTYEDFELTGYDPDPHIPAPVAI, from the coding sequence ATGCAGCAATATCTCGATTTAATGCGCCATGTGCGTGACCAGGGTGTACAAAAGGGCGATCGCACTGGCACCGGCACCAAGAGTGTATTCGGCTACCAGATGCGTTTTGATTTGGCCGAGGGTTTCCCCCTTGTGACCACCAAAAAGTGTCACCTGAAATCCATTATTCACGAGCTGTTGTGGTTTCTAAAAGGCGACACCAACACCCGCTACCTGAAACAAAACGGCGTGAAAATTTGGGATGAGTGGGCCACGGAATCGGGTGATCTAGGCCCGGTGTACGGCCATCAGTGGCGCTCCTGGGAGGGCCCCAACGGCGAGGTGGTTGATCAAATCACCGAGCTTGTGCAGATGATCAAAACCAAGCCCAATTCGCGCCGCCTGTTGATATCGGCCTGGAACCCCACCGCCCTGCCCGATGAATCCCTGTCGCCCCAGGAAAACGTGGCCCAGGGGCGCATGGCGTTGGCGCCCTGCCACACCCTGTTCCAGTTTTACGTGGCAGAGGGCAAGCTGTCTTGCCAGCTGTACCAGCGCAGCGCCGATATTTTTCTGGGGGTGCCGTTCAATATTGCCTCCTACGCGCTGCTCACATTAATGCTGGCGCAGGTATGCGACCTGGCGCCCGGTGATTTTGTGCACACCTTTGGCGATGCCCACCTCTACAGCAACCACGCAGAACAAGTAGAGCTGCAGCTTTCCCGCACACCCAAGCCTCTGCCCACCATGCGGCTCAACCCCGCGGTGAAAGACATCTTCAGCTTCACCTACGAAGACTTCGAGCTCACAGGTTACGACCCGGATCCGCACATCCCGGCACCTGTGGCCATTTAA
- a CDS encoding DUF3450 domain-containing protein, whose translation MKKQRLKAVALSTVLSAGALIGSVAQADQTLNAILQTGQAKTTAAKQSQKRIDKIAEDTNALLQEFKTVNKQIEGLRVYNAQQEKQIANQLVVLKDLEESIDQVTVMERQIQPLILRMLDGLEQFINLDVPFHLDERLERVEQLRANQERADITVAEKFRQVLEAYKIESEYGRKIDTYKDTLNIGGVDREVNILRVGRVALMYQTTDTKLSGAWDARQKAWVELDSGEYRSSILQGIKIAKKQATNDIMGLPILAPEAK comes from the coding sequence ATGAAGAAGCAACGATTGAAAGCCGTGGCCTTGTCCACCGTGCTTTCTGCAGGCGCACTGATTGGCAGTGTGGCCCAGGCAGACCAAACCCTGAATGCGATTCTGCAGACAGGCCAAGCTAAAACTACGGCGGCTAAGCAGTCTCAGAAGCGTATCGACAAGATCGCTGAAGACACCAACGCGCTGCTGCAGGAATTCAAAACTGTTAACAAGCAGATTGAAGGCTTGCGCGTTTACAACGCCCAGCAGGAAAAGCAGATTGCTAACCAGTTGGTGGTGTTGAAAGATCTGGAAGAGTCCATCGATCAAGTGACTGTGATGGAGCGTCAAATCCAGCCCCTGATCCTGCGCATGTTGGATGGCCTGGAGCAGTTCATCAATTTGGACGTGCCCTTCCACCTGGACGAGCGTCTGGAGCGTGTTGAACAGCTGCGCGCCAACCAGGAACGTGCCGACATTACCGTGGCCGAGAAATTCCGCCAGGTGCTTGAAGCCTACAAGATTGAATCTGAGTACGGTCGCAAGATCGATACCTACAAAGACACCCTGAACATCGGTGGTGTTGATCGCGAAGTGAACATTCTCCGCGTTGGCCGCGTTGCGTTGATGTACCAGACTACCGACACCAAGTTGTCCGGTGCCTGGGATGCCCGTCAAAAGGCATGGGTAGAGCTGGATTCCGGCGAATACCGTTCATCAATCCTGCAGGGTATCAAGATCGCCAAGAAACAAGCGACCAACGATATCATGGGCTTACCGATTCTGGCTCCGGAGGCTAAATAA
- the folA gene encoding type 3 dihydrofolate reductase yields the protein MTEIALIVAMAENRTIGRDNQLPWHLPDDLAYFKRVTLGKPIIMGRKTYESIGRPLPGRANLVVTRQPGWAADGVTVCNSLEAAIAQARAQALAAGVDEVMVIGGSEIYAQALPEASRLYLTQVHAQIDGDAHFPPLDAGQWQQVSEDRRASSGSNPHDYSFIVLRRT from the coding sequence ATGACAGAAATCGCACTCATCGTTGCCATGGCTGAAAACCGCACCATCGGGCGCGACAACCAGCTGCCCTGGCACCTGCCGGACGACCTGGCCTATTTCAAGCGCGTTACCCTGGGTAAGCCGATAATCATGGGTCGCAAAACCTATGAATCCATTGGGCGCCCTCTGCCGGGGCGCGCCAATCTGGTGGTTACCCGCCAGCCTGGCTGGGCCGCCGACGGTGTTACAGTCTGTAACTCTCTAGAGGCCGCCATCGCGCAGGCGCGCGCGCAAGCGCTGGCCGCGGGAGTCGACGAAGTGATGGTTATTGGCGGCAGTGAGATTTACGCACAGGCCCTGCCGGAAGCCAGCCGGTTATACTTGACCCAGGTGCACGCCCAGATAGACGGCGATGCGCATTTTCCACCGCTGGATGCGGGTCAGTGGCAGCAGGTTAGCGAAGATCGTCGGGCGTCAAGTGGTTCCAATCCGCACGACTATTCGTTTATAGTGCTGCGTCGAACGTGA
- a CDS encoding MotA/TolQ/ExbB proton channel family protein translates to MKMFAKRCLIVAAMGLFGASTAVAQDDKAASLDQLLKMVQNSKVSESREHKQREAEFLRDKANQQSLLNKAKATKAAEERRSEELEKKYKEQEIQVAAKRKQLQERLGSLKELFGHLTSTAGDLRSNVNNSVVSAELGDRTEFLDTLIDKMNSATKLPSIEEIERLWFEMQRETIEGGKVSSFQASVIKPNGDKLNQTVVRIGNYNLVSEGKYLSYTPKDGKIEELVRQPDDHLSGAMALQNADSGFTKVGIDPTGPSGGSLLAALINSPSLEERWHQGGTVGYIISAVGVFAALLALWRFIVLMGISSKVSAQLKAPKANTNNPLGRVLKVAEDNPGMDGETLELKLEEAVLKERPAIESGLQLLKIISMVAPLLGLLGTVTGMIVTFQAITIFGAGDPKAMAGGISGALVTTVLGLVVAIPTVLMHTLVNTKAKRVIHILDEQSAGIIAENAEKK, encoded by the coding sequence ATGAAGATGTTTGCTAAGCGCTGCCTGATCGTTGCAGCCATGGGCTTGTTCGGCGCCAGCACTGCCGTTGCGCAGGACGACAAGGCCGCCTCACTGGACCAGCTGTTAAAGATGGTTCAAAACTCCAAAGTTTCCGAGTCTCGTGAACACAAACAGCGTGAAGCTGAGTTCCTGCGCGACAAGGCCAACCAGCAGTCTCTGCTGAACAAAGCCAAGGCCACCAAAGCGGCTGAAGAGCGTCGTTCAGAAGAGCTGGAAAAGAAATACAAAGAGCAAGAAATTCAGGTAGCAGCCAAGCGCAAGCAGCTGCAAGAGCGTTTGGGCTCACTGAAAGAATTGTTCGGCCACCTGACTTCAACTGCCGGTGACCTGCGTTCAAACGTAAACAACTCTGTTGTTTCTGCTGAGCTGGGCGATCGCACTGAATTCCTGGACACCCTGATCGACAAGATGAACTCTGCAACCAAACTGCCTTCAATCGAAGAGATTGAGCGCCTGTGGTTTGAAATGCAGCGTGAAACTATCGAAGGCGGTAAGGTTTCAAGCTTCCAGGCCAGCGTAATCAAGCCAAACGGCGACAAGTTGAATCAAACTGTTGTGCGCATCGGTAACTACAACCTGGTTTCCGAAGGCAAGTACCTGAGCTACACGCCCAAAGACGGCAAGATCGAAGAGCTGGTTCGTCAGCCCGATGATCACCTGTCTGGCGCAATGGCACTGCAAAACGCAGACAGCGGCTTTACCAAAGTAGGTATTGACCCCACTGGCCCATCAGGCGGTTCACTGCTGGCGGCGCTGATCAACAGCCCTTCACTGGAAGAGCGTTGGCACCAGGGCGGTACCGTGGGTTACATCATCTCTGCGGTGGGTGTATTCGCAGCCCTGCTGGCTCTGTGGCGCTTCATCGTGCTGATGGGTATCAGCAGCAAGGTTTCTGCCCAGCTGAAAGCACCTAAAGCCAACACCAACAACCCACTGGGTCGCGTGTTGAAAGTTGCCGAAGACAACCCAGGCATGGACGGTGAAACACTCGAGCTGAAACTCGAAGAAGCCGTACTGAAAGAGCGCCCTGCGATTGAATCTGGCCTGCAACTGTTGAAGATCATCTCTATGGTTGCCCCGCTGCTTGGTCTGTTGGGTACTGTGACCGGTATGATCGTAACCTTCCAGGCCATCACCATCTTCGGTGCAGGCGATCCTAAGGCCATGGCCGGCGGTATCTCCGGTGCTCTGGTAACTACGGTACTGGGTCTGGTAGTCGCTATTCCGACAGTTCTGATGCACACCCTGGTTAACACCAAGGCCAAGCGCGTTATCCACATTCTGGATGAGCAAAGCGCTGGCATCATTGCTGAAAACGCCGAAAAGAAGTAG